The Antennarius striatus isolate MH-2024 chromosome 8, ASM4005453v1, whole genome shotgun sequence nucleotide sequence GAGggagaaacaaaaagcagagaatGTAAACACATAATGCAAACCGGGGAAACAGTAAAAcggatatttatttatttaactgagGTCAGCAGCTAAACATCTGATGCCAACACTGGAACATTTAataagagctaaaaaaaaaaaaagtgagtttaATTGTTTAGAGAGTTGCAAGTGTATATAGGATAAAAATGTTATATTGtccacaagaaaataaaaaaaacatctttacagTTAGAGCAAGACATTGTAACGTAATCCCTGAGTGTcacttaatattattattattattattatagatttTAGGATCAGTAGTCTGATGATCTAGGAATGTGATGGTATTTGATGCGTTCCTTCTCATGACGTCATAACATGAAACAACCAAAAGAGTAACTACTTTTACCCGCCAAGCCAACATTCACCTTTTTTTACGCAGAGGTCATGCGAAGTGACACCTGATCCAGAACCGGTTCTGTCCTCTCCTGCAGTTTAAAGTGTTTTGTGGTGAGAAACGCAtctggaaaacaacaacaacaacaacaacaacaacaacttcacCAGATGGGTCGTCTGGGGGTGTAAAAGTAGGAGAATGCACACGTGCACACGGCCACTCGTGTCCAATCgtgtcccccctcccctcaggttTCTCTCCTCCTCGTGGCAGTGAGGATAAAAAGGCTCACCCGACTCCAGCATGTTGACAGATTTCCCCAGGAAACCCTCAccatgctgcagctgctgacatTCCTGGTGGAGAagctctcccttctctcccaaTTCAAACTTTTCGAGTCCGGCTGGTCGGGTTATGAGGACCAGGACCGGGAGCGCCACGCGCAACGCTGCCCTCCACCGACTCTCCGAAGGGGGGACCTCCTGGAGGTCCCCAGAACCATCTTCACCCACTATGGCATTTATTTAGGAGAGCATAAAGTCGCTCATCTGATCCCCGACATCCTCCCCGCGCTGACAAGCGACAAGAAGCTCATCAGTTCGGTCATCACCAACAAGAGGCTCATCCTCGGCTGCATGTACAAGTGCGCCACGGTGCGCGTCGACACACTGGAAGACTTCGCGTATGGCTCCAAGATACTGGTCAACCGCATGGATCAGAAGAAGCACAATCACGTTTTTCCAAATGAAGACGTCGCCAAGAGAGCAGAAAACCTGATCGGAGCGATTCCATACAGTCTGCTGTGGAATAACTGCGAGCACTTCGTGACGTTTTGCAGATATGGATCTGCAGCGAGCCGCCAGACAGAGAAGGTAAGAGTCCTGAAAGTTCACCTGAGCGCCGGAGGAGACTGAAGGTACCACACTGGAGATGATGCGTTCAGGGGATCCTTTAAAAATGAGTgtagattacaaaaaaaattgcagattAATGATCTGATAAATGGGGAGACATGAGACATGAGTGTCAAAACGCGACTGAAGCAGTTAAACCATCACAGGTCACTGGTGAGAGCGggttgtttccatggttacctcCAAGCGCGCAAGAATCCAGACGTTTGTAGAAACTACATGTAATCTCACTGACAACCAATAAGAAATATTCAAGAAATGTGAGTTTATGACGCAAAGTGTGTAAtaatctctttctttctgtttcagtTCTGTGAATGCTTGAAGTCAGTCATCGCAGCGGCGCTTCTGGGTGTGATCTACATCGTGTGTTTCGGTCTGGCGCCGtcaactacattacccacaatcctcGTTCCCTTTGCCCTCTGGATGGCCGGTTAACGGAGGGGTCAAACAACCGAAAAACGAACTCTCTcattctccccccccctctcatttCGATGTTGACGTGAGGCGTTCAAGTCTGCAGGACAAACGTGAATTTCTTTCCCGCTGAAGATcatgaaatagaaatagaaatccttatcagctgttttgttttttttatattgttgttGCAAACATCCTGAGTGTGAATAAACCAGGATTATAATATAATGTTGTAAATATGACAAATgttgaataaacattttatttttaatagcGTGACTTGAGTCAGTGTTAACTCCTACTTGTCCGTCTATATAAATGACACATGTGCAAAAATCCAGTGACATGCTAACGCACCACGGCTACACACTCTGGActcataataaatatttattgatttttttgatcacatgtttatttatttatagactATAGGCAAATGCTGATTCATCACAGGAAATTTGCATCACCAGAGTGCAGATTTATTTCACTTTAGCTGCTACTTATTAGTTATTCTGGATTTATATaataattccttttttttttttcatgtctagACTTTTTAAAACAACCAAGAAATTGCTGAATAACGATGACACAAGTCTCCAGGGCAGCAGCACATTCTAGACAAAGGCTTTTTATGTAGAAATGATGGCTCAATATCGCCGACCTTTTAAAGGAGGATTGAACGTGTTGCGGAGTCGGCCGTCTTAATAAGAACCCCTGACCTTAATACACAGCCAACCGAACAATGCCTGAGTTTCAAACTGCAGAGAAGTGATTATAAAGCTCCTTTGTTTCTGtcaaaatcatatttaaaaattGACCAATGTTTAATCTCGCTAACCACTCCGGCCCTGCCCACTTCTAACTTGATAAAAAGGGTGTTTGGTAAATTTGTCTACACTGCCATCATGTTTCTTTTCCAGCTGCTCAGCTTCTTCCTTGTGGCTTGCAAAgacgaggagaaggaggaggactCCAAATACGATCTATCCCTCTACAAACGTGGGGATTTACTAGAAGTTCCCAGGACTTTATTCACCCATTTCGGCATCTATCTAGGGGACGATCGCGTGGCTCATCTCATTCCGGACATACTGCCTGTTTTTTCCAATAATAAATCTGCTATTTCTAAAATGGTGACAAATAATCGCCTGGTGTTAGGGGTTGTGGCCAAAGTGGCCAGCGTCAGAGTCGACTCGGTGGCAGATTTTGCGTACGGATCGCAGATTCTGGTCAACCACATGGATGAAGTGTGCAGCGAGCCACCTCTGGATGGAGAGGAGGTGGTCAGAAGGGCGGAGAAGCTCCTGGGCTCCGTCGACTACAGCTTACTGTGGTACAACTGTGAACACTACGTCATGTACTGCAGATATGGGATGTCCATCAGCTACCAGACATACCAGGTAGAGACCCGGGCCTCCTGCCAGGACAGAGGTCAACAGATATGCTAACGTATTCATACTGATAAAAGGTGGTGAAAAGATTCTTTTCTACAAGTAGAAACcagaaataacaaaaccaaCAGACCTCAGAATGTGTGAAAAGGAATTCTGAATCTTCACCAATTATGTTTTGGTCTTTAGGTCAAATTAAAGTGACTATTGCATTGAAAAACCAAAAATTTGCAAGTTAGATATTTTAATCACAGATCTGAAGCctcatattaatattataagaccacagaaatgttttagaatGAACTAATTTAGGAGCGTCTGGGTTGTCTGACCGTTTGAGCACCTCGACAAAAATCACCTCTTTTAATGATTGCTATTTTAACCCAAACTTCAAATTCCTCTGGACacattttaatgattaattCCTCTCACAAGACCTTTTTATAGTTCTGTCTTTAGATCCCAGTTGGAGTCAGAGTTACTGCTGGTCTAGATTTAAGAGTCCCACAGAGTCCCTGTCTTTGCATTGTTGAGATTTGCTGCACGAGAGAGGTCACGTGCACACGTCATAGGTTTAAGGTTTATTGCACGTGCAGCATTTTCGACGTCCTCGGTTGTTTCCCTGGATTATTTAGTGAAAAACAGATTACGGGACAAATTTCCTGTAACAGGCGGCGTTAATCTAAATGTACTTATGATGGCGTTTTCTGTGGAAAACAAACCTGCACTGAAAGGCTTCTTTAATGAGTGAATTAAAATTACTTGAGGGTATTTTCACAGCAGAGAGTTGTTCACTACGGTCCACAGGAGTGGAgattaaatgtgttcattcGTGAGACGAGTGGCTCCATCTAGTGTTGTTTAATCCCAGGTTATTGTTATTGCTGTTCTGGAGGGAATGGACCCACTATTAATTGTTTGTGATATTCATCACCTCTGATCTCTAACTCTA carries:
- the lrata gene encoding lecithin retinol acyltransferase a; the encoded protein is MLQLLTFLVEKLSLLSQFKLFESGWSGYEDQDRERHAQRCPPPTLRRGDLLEVPRTIFTHYGIYLGEHKVAHLIPDILPALTSDKKLISSVITNKRLILGCMYKCATVRVDTLEDFAYGSKILVNRMDQKKHNHVFPNEDVAKRAENLIGAIPYSLLWNNCEHFVTFCRYGSAASRQTEKFCECLKSVIAAALLGVIYIVCFGLAPSTTLPTILVPFALWMAG
- the si:dkey-30k22.5 gene encoding lecithin retinol acyltransferase family protein — protein: MFLFQLLSFFLVACKDEEKEEDSKYDLSLYKRGDLLEVPRTLFTHFGIYLGDDRVAHLIPDILPVFSNNKSAISKMVTNNRLVLGVVAKVASVRVDSVADFAYGSQILVNHMDEVCSEPPLDGEEVVRRAEKLLGSVDYSLLWYNCEHYVMYCRYGMSISYQTYQFCTAVRKIVCSRMNSYLTALCGVGLSLYLGCVTPLTVLPTLLVSFTIWMAA